The DNA window TATCCCTGGCTGCTTCAGCACAATCTACCAATGGGACACATGCCTCGTACGGGCCCTTTTATTTGGAGTACTCTCTGCTTGCGGAGTTgtaagtagtgtttttttttttttctttttttaatataatctaAATCTACTGTAAAATGAACTCAGTAATTGTCATTACCGTACACAGCCTAAactagtttaaataaatacaaaataaagcccAAAGGCAGAGTCGGTGCCACTTGGTAGTACTAAACTCCAAAGAGATGTTGGAAATGCATGCTTGCTAAATTCTCATTGTTATTCTCTAGTAGCAAATTCTTACTCCCTGAAGGTCACAAAATActtgatttaaaacatttgatcttaaattaagttattatttgtttagcaCCTTGATGATAAAGCAGAAACTGCCTGGAATCTACGTGCAGCCGTCCTACCGATCAGCTTTAAGTATgagcccactttttttttttaattataatgcaCTTCAAACTAAAACTTTGTGTTCCAGACTAATAAGTTTTATGTTGGtcctgtgttgcagtgtggtttGGGGTTATTTTTATCCGGCACGGACTGTACCAGGATGGCGTTTTCAAGTTCTCGGTTTACATCCCTGATAACTACCCAGATGGCAATTGTCCTGTAAGTAATTTAAACCGATCTAAACAAAGTGCTCTATTGTTCTAGTTATAAAGACACTCTGTACATAGGGAGAATGGGGCACTTTGGGTTGAGTCAAATACTGTTAAGATGCTGCAGATTCCTCTTGTGCTCCTCAGGACACCATTCTAAACCTTTATAAATCTACATTTTCTATAGCAATAAGACCCCTTCTGTTTCTCTCCTCTTCCAGCGAGTGGTATTCGATATCCCAGTCTTCCACCCTTTAGTGGATCCAGTATCAGGGGAGCTGGATGTGAAGAGAGCGTTTACAAAGTGGAGGTCTGTAATATCTGTATGCTGGTATTGGAGTCTTACTAAGTAGACCGATCAGCTACTGAGGACATAAACGTCTTATCATTGGCAAATGCTTAACATTTGTAACGAACATGCCACACAGTTTTGACCAGTGACTTTTTGTGATGGATTTTGTTCCCCTGgctgtaaaaatatatttgacagaAGAAGTACTGCATTAGTCTGCAAATTAGCTGATGCTGTCAAAATGCAGCAAGAAAattaaaatctataaaaacaATGCACGCACAAATGTTTGCAAAAGGAATATAAAATCTGAATGTTATGTATTCCTACGTGTAAGCAGAAAGAGGCTCAGAGTCTGCGTTTGGTGTCTTTACTGTGTCTTTACCAGCAGACCACTCCCTGCATGGTGTCCAAATACCATTCCAATGTGTTTGCTCCTCCTTCTGTTCTCCAGACGGAATCACAATCACATTTGGCAGGTGCTGATGTACGCACGCACAGTGTTCTATAAGATACAGACGGTGGATCCCCTAAACCCAGAAGCTGCAGTGCTGTAAGTTTTGTcaagttttctattttttgtgaTGATGGTATTGTACACTTGAATTCATTTCTTTGAccaaaaatcagaacacaagctgcatTTATGTAATTTGGTACATTactttagacttaacttttgcgaTTAACAAAATtggagtaagttatcataacaatatgtaattaaagagaaaattaatatAACAGGTAGATTTAAAATAGCTTGTTCTCAAAGTAGGACAATGGCCCTTAATGGAATAACTTGCAAAGTCAAACTTGTCCCCCCTTCTGGTGGCCCACCACTTCAGTAGGTTTGCTAACCTTAGTATGTTTAATCctcttatttaaaataataaaggtaatttttttttatttattatttttttatatatacttgtaGCCCTTGTGACAAATTTGACCTGCAGTGTTTGGCAGCTAATTGTGCATCCTCTGCACACATTTGTCATTGGGTCTTTGAATAGAGGCAGATTATAAGGCTTATCCAGCAAACGGTGCCCTTTTGAAATTGAGCCTGTACTGCGGTAATGAGAGCAGTGAATACTGaactcagtgctgctgctgttcttttgaaccctttggttttgttttactcAAACATCATATCCATCAACAATAACAACATGTTTGTCGTGTTGCACCATATTTTGGAAGAAGTACTTCCGGAAgcatttgtgtgtgtctgtttagtCAAAACAGTAAAAATATTAGGAGGGGTTCTATAATGTCCATCTGGAAGAAGATAGTTCTGTGTGCAAGGCTATGGAAACCCACTTGTATCCTAATCATAAATATCGTAAAGTGTGCATTCGATTGCTCTTGGTATTGTGGAATAATTTATACTAATGCTATGTAAATGGAGTTGTAACTTGTTGTAATCTGCAGGTATGAAAATGATGTGCAGCTCTTTAAAAGCAAGGTAGTGGATAGTGTGAAGCTATGCAACAGCCATCTTTTTGACCAGCCTAAAATGGATGACCCCTATGCAATAAGGTGGGTATGTGTGTTCATTGTTGTGTAACCCCACGTTTTCAAGCTGGTGGAAGCTGTGGTACAGTGATTACACCTtggttacagtaaatgtcatttGTATAAGTTtctattaaaacaattaaaaccagcttgtagtttttaaatataatacattaattCATAATCCTCTTTATCTTGCCAAAGCTTTTCTCCGTGGAATCCTGCTGTACATGAAGATGCAAGAGAAAGGATGTTTGCGCATAAAGTAAGTATTGGTGACCGATTCTGTTgaggtccaaaaaaaaaaaaatatattatctagGAAAATGGAAACTGTATTAAACTCTCTTGGATGCATCTGAAAGCTTGCTCTTAATTATGGATCTATATTGAACTACAGATGGGGTACGTGAGAACCGTTTTTCGACTCCTGTGTAGGTGCATGCACGGGGAGGGGGGAGATTTTCTCTTGGGTTTTAATGTTATGGTTTGTACCTAGAGAAGGCCTGATGAGCACCCCAAAGGCATGCAGGTGTCGGGATTGTCGTGGGTCAAGCCTGGATCAACTCAGCCCTTCAGTAAAGATGACCATGTTCTGCAGGCTTGAGCTCTTTCAAACTGCTTGCTGTCCACCACTTTCTACTAACGTGGAGGAGGGGCAGGTGTGACCAGGAAATCTGTGAACTCTAATCAATCAGTACCATTTCttgtaaaataacaaacatgtatatattgtcggattctttttcttttaattgagtTATGCATACTTTAACCGTATGGAACGTCCTATGGTTTTGTTTCCAGCTGAACCGGCATTAAATGGTTTGGGATGATCTGGATCCAAGTAGTAGATATGATATGAACTTCGAACCAAGCGAAAGGGTTTCAGACTGCACAGGTTCAAGTGGAAGCAAGGCATAAGGGGGTCGGtgttgcaatacagttattacaGATAACACTAATGGTGACCATTTAATTTTCAATCTTCAGAGTTAAATCCTGCCATGAAGGTATATCAGTCTTATGTTTATATGGCATAAGGTAAATAgtgttttaaatatgaagctaATGTTAAATTGTTATAATTGTAAACATCTAAGTGTTTTCGCAGCTGTTTTATGCTTTTCTTGAACGCGGTTGTTTTGGGTTTCTGGTGTGTAAATATGTTAGGTGGCTTAttgtaaataacttgtttattAATTCTGTATTTAGCACTTTGAAGTGATTTCATtgtgttgagaaatgtattcctgaCACAGTGGTATATAATTTATATGAAGTTGGATTTGTTATTAAAGCACACAAGGAAAGCAAGGAAACTCTCTGGGctgcctgtttttatttaattctgaACGGTGCATTGTAAACACATTTGTAATCCACATCGATGCTTTCATCAACTGACCACTTAAAGCGAGATATTGATTGCTGTTGGTGAAATCAACTATCCATGTGTGTTTTATAAGTGACCTATCTTTAACAAAAGGAAGACATTGCAAgttgtgttatttatataatgtattgaTAGAAGAGAAAGATGAAGATTGAGAGCTAGTTAAGATCTGAGATTTAACAAGGCTGACCAATACCATATTTTTAGGAATAGATCATGTGTATCCAGTAATTTGAAATTCATTCACTTTGTTGTAACCAGTTTCTTAACTAATTCATTGACCCTGCTGAAGCACCTGGTTCAAAAAGTCCTGCAATGGTATGCATTAAGAGGCAATCTTACTACCCTGGTTTAAAATGGGAAGCATGTACCCGAAAGATAGCCTTCTGGTTGACCTGATTTCAGTTTTTGAACATGTGTGCAAATGGAAACAACTTCCCTGTCTGAGCTGTGAATACTGGATAGACCTTGTCACAGAAACAGAGGTGCTCCCCACACAGCAGTACATCAGAGCTGTGCTTCATTTTCATTACTGCATTGTTGCTGTGAGTGAGCGAGCTGTGCGGTTACATTTTGGTATCTTAATTTGATGCAGTAAATAAAAGCAGAGACTGCTGGACTAGACTACGTGAAGGCAATGGAACAAAAAGACAGTGTAGGAAGATCATAATAAAGGttccctttatttttttaatttgtttattgtgaaaaGGTTTCCTtttttacacagtacagtactaagTAGAAAAAGCAGAAAGCTGCAACCATTTTATAACCAATGTTTCTATTTTCAGTATGAATGGCAAAATGTAGCATGCATCTCAAATCCTGTTTCACACAAACATACAACAGGTATAATTGACAAAggcattttacaaaatattaattatacaGCAATTactataaattaattatttacatatgatatatacatttttgggggggggaggggtattGAATTGGACtttataacaaaaacagacaaatctTTAATGGCTATAAAGCCTAGAGAGAAATGAATCTTTCCAAGTGTAATTTTCAAAAACCTTTTTTCAGTGTGAATCTGTGTTACTTTGGCTGCAAAAGTTGACATCCAGGACCAACATTACATCAAAGTGCATCTTAAAGACAAAATATTGCAAATGTAGAtctactgtaactttttttttttaagcttgtccTGTGCACTAAGTCACAGATTTTGTTAATGCTAAAGTCTGCATATCTAGCTCACTTTGAATTTTGGTGCCTGTGATTGTAAGTCTTGGGTTCAGTAATGTGCTTTTAATGGACTGTATGTAAAGTATTATGCCCTGCAATGTACACACGCCGTGGGTCATAAATCCCCCACGAACACCTTCCTCAACTTACTCAGCATGGGAACTTTTTTACTGTGGAAAAATAAGTGGAAGCATGATCAGCATCTTGAGGCTTGGTATAATTTCTaatatacagtttatatttatcataCCATCCTTCGCCCTGTTAACAAGGTGCTGTTTTCTACTATATAACTTAATCTTATACATtacttttttagttattttaatattgcttatatgctatacattacatggtttttataacaacaacaacaacaaatgtagCCATATAGCACACTTACAAATCTACACACCTAGAAAAATATTAAGGCAACCGTATGCATTTTTCTTAGTTTCCCAAATTGTGTTAATTTTCGATATGTAGAAAAATATCCATTTAACAGTAGCCCTGTTGTAAAAGTGAAACATCTCACTTGCTTGCAAGATTTTGTCTCTTCACTATATTAAACCTGGTTATATGTAGTCtggaaaatgaatgcatttactttcagatattgtatataaataaacaaaatagcgta is part of the Polyodon spathula isolate WHYD16114869_AA chromosome 13, ASM1765450v1, whole genome shotgun sequence genome and encodes:
- the LOC121325215 gene encoding AKT-interacting protein-like codes for the protein MSTSFGCKRSDSEDKGVQGEHRTSPPRTSYGKKQLPSIPKNAVPITKPISLAASAQSTNGTHASYGPFYLEYSLLAEFTLMIKQKLPGIYVQPSYRSALMWFGVIFIRHGLYQDGVFKFSVYIPDNYPDGNCPRVVFDIPVFHPLVDPVSGELDVKRAFTKWRRNHNHIWQVLMYARTVFYKIQTVDPLNPEAAVLYENDVQLFKSKVVDSVKLCNSHLFDQPKMDDPYAISFSPWNPAVHEDARERMFAHKRRPDEHPKGMQVSGLSWVKPGSTQPFSKDDHVLQA